The Sediminispirochaeta smaragdinae DSM 11293 genome has a segment encoding these proteins:
- a CDS encoding alpha/beta hydrolase, whose product MTEHNESMQGFDGGKRFLRVWSAEAFKQRAPKGTIFISHGYAEHSGRYRGLAEVLTSSGFKVVAFDHYGHGQSGGRRADIPHFERYLDDLMLVIQSQEKKTPGLPVILLGHSMGGAIATAFACRHPDKIDALILSGAAIRNEAGVSLPLRWGAKVLATLAPNMGVRPFDTAGISRDTRVVEAYVADPLVYTGPMKARMGREMLRISKLTSAEKLARVKVPALIMHGSADRIVAPGCSTLLLKGLGSTDKRLEIFDGLYHEILNEPEKQKVFAAISIWLAEHF is encoded by the coding sequence ATGACAGAACATAATGAATCGATGCAGGGCTTCGACGGAGGGAAACGATTCCTCCGCGTATGGTCGGCCGAGGCCTTCAAACAGAGGGCCCCGAAGGGGACTATTTTTATTTCCCACGGCTATGCCGAGCATTCGGGACGATACCGGGGACTTGCCGAAGTGCTCACCTCATCCGGTTTCAAGGTTGTAGCCTTTGACCATTACGGACACGGACAATCAGGCGGGAGACGGGCGGATATTCCTCATTTTGAACGCTACCTCGACGACCTGATGTTGGTCATACAATCTCAGGAGAAGAAAACGCCCGGGCTTCCTGTTATTCTACTCGGACACAGCATGGGAGGTGCCATTGCAACGGCCTTTGCCTGCCGTCACCCCGACAAGATCGATGCACTTATTCTCTCCGGCGCTGCAATACGCAACGAGGCAGGGGTCTCCCTTCCCCTGCGGTGGGGTGCAAAGGTGCTTGCAACTTTGGCACCGAATATGGGTGTACGCCCTTTCGATACGGCAGGAATCAGCAGAGACACTCGCGTCGTAGAGGCCTATGTGGCGGATCCATTGGTCTATACCGGTCCCATGAAGGCGCGGATGGGCAGGGAAATGTTAAGGATATCCAAACTAACGAGTGCGGAGAAACTAGCGCGAGTTAAGGTGCCTGCCCTTATTATGCACGGAAGTGCAGATAGAATCGTTGCCCCCGGATGCAGCACATTGCTGCTTAAGGGCCTGGGATCAACAGACAAGAGACTGGAAATTTTCGACGGCTTATACCACGAGATTCTCAACGAACCGGAAAAACAAAAGGTCTTCGCCGCCATCTCCATCTGGCTGGCAGAACATTTCTGA